The following proteins are encoded in a genomic region of Coffea eugenioides isolate CCC68of chromosome 6, Ceug_1.0, whole genome shotgun sequence:
- the LOC113775450 gene encoding protein ZINC INDUCED FACILITATOR 1-like isoform X3, with amino-acid sequence MAENSQLLLEKGAGKQSNYYENCPGCAIERLKCSNVGIPLKHLFFIGTVTLSAALPITSLFPFLYFMIGDFHIAKTEEDIGYYAGYVGSSFMFGRALTSLLWGLVADRYGRKPVILIGTVAVVIFNTLFGLSSNFWMAVSMRFLLGSLSGVLGPMRAYASEICHKEYQALGMSVISTSWGVGLVIGPAIGGYLAQPADKYPEIFSKQSVFGRFPYLLPCLLISLFAVVVSVVCCWLPETLHIHCQNKEYAAYNGVEAAAYDSTLQERDGNSGDSLPTSQSSLLKNWPLMSSIITYCVFQLHDMAYTEIFSLWAISPRNSGGLSYTTSEVGETLSITGLGLLLFQLFLYPVVERILGTIMVSRIGAVLSVPLLSTYPYIAMLSGFWLSVVLDSASVLKNVFSVSITTGLFLLQNRAVSQEQRGAANGISMSAMSLSKAIGPAAGGSLESLKIL; translated from the exons ATGGCGGAAAATTCTCAACTGTTGCTGGAAAAAGGAGCAGGAAAGCAGTCGAATTACTATGAAAATTGTCCAGGTTGCGCAATTGAACGCCTCAAATGCTCCAATGTCGGCATCCCTTTAAAGCACCTTTTCTTCATCGGCACTGTCACCCTCAGTGCGG CTTTGCCAATAACATCCCTCTTTCCTTTCCTATATTTTATG ATCGGGGATTTTCATATTGCAAAAACAGAGGAAGATATTGGTTATTATGCTGGATATGTAG GATCTTCATTCATGTTTGGGAGAGCTTTAACATCTCTTTTATGGGGATTAGTAGCAGATCGGTATGGCCGAAAGCCAGTTATACTGATTGGCACTGTTGCAGT GGTCATATTCAATACACTCTTTGGTCTTAGTTCGAATTTTTGGATGGCAGTTTCAATGAGGTTTCTTCTTGGAAGTTTGTCTGGAGTACTAGGACCAATGAGG GCGTATGCTTCAGAAATTTGTCATAAAGAATATCAAGCACTGGGGATGTCAGTT ATAAGCACATCGTGGGGAGTAGGCTTGGTGATTGGACCAGCTATAGGTGGTTATCTCGCTCAG CCAGCTGATAAATATCCTGAAATTTTCTCTAAACAATCAGTATTTGGGAG GTTTCCATATCTTCTGCCCTGTCTCCTAATATCATTGTTTGCAGTAGTTGTATCAGTCGTATGTTGCTGGCTTCCA GAAACCCTGCACATCCATTGCCAAAACAAAGAATATGCTGCGTATAATGGTGTGGAGGCTGCTGCATATGATTCTACATTGCAAGAGAGAGATGGAAATTCTGGAGACAGTCTTCCTACTTCTCAGAGTAGTCTTCTAAAAAATTGGCCTTTAATGTCGTCTATTATAACGTATTGCGTTTTCCAACTTCATGACATGGCCTATACAGAG ATATTCTCTTTATGGGCTATTAGTCCTAGGAATTCTGGAGGATTGAGCTACACAACTTCTGAGGTTGGTGAAACTCTTTCTATCACAG GACTTGGTTTACTACTATTTCAACTATTCTTGTACCCAGTAGTTGAGAGGATTCTTGGGACAATCATGGTTTCACGCATTGGAGCA GTTCTATCTGTACCTCTGCTATCAACTTACCCATACATAGCCATGTTATCTGGTTTTTGGCTATCAGTGGTTCTTGATAGTGCCTCAGTATTGAAGAACGTGTTCTCT GTGTCAATTACGACAGGGTTATTTCTTCTGCAAAACAGAGCTGTG TCCCAAGAACAAAGAGGAGCTGCTAATGGAATTTCGATGTCTGCAATGTCTCTTTCTAAAGCAATTGGTCCAGCAGCTGGGGGTTCTTT AGAATCCCTAAAAATACTATGA
- the LOC113775450 gene encoding protein ZINC INDUCED FACILITATOR 1-like isoform X2: protein MAENSQLLLEKGAGKQSNYYENCPGCAIERLKCSNVGIPLKHLFFIGTVTLSAALPITSLFPFLYFMIGDFHIAKTEEDIGYYAGYVGSSFMFGRALTSLLWGLVADRYGRKPVILIGTVAVVIFNTLFGLSSNFWMAVSMRFLLGSLSGVLGPMRAYASEICHKEYQALGMSVISTSWGVGLVIGPAIGGYLAQPADKYPEIFSKQSVFGRFPYLLPCLLISLFAVVVSVVCCWLPETLHIHCQNKEYAAYNGVEAAAYDSTLQERDGNSGDSLPTSQSSLLKNWPLMSSIITYCVFQLHDMAYTEIFSLWAISPRNSGGLSYTTSEVLSVPLLSTYPYIAMLSGFWLSVVLDSASVLKNVFSVSITTGLFLLQNRAVSQEQRGAANGISMSAMSLSKAIGPAAGGSLFSWAQKRQGASVLPGDQMIFFLLNVIEVIGLLMTFKPFLVLPEDNVSNRKHETSEESR, encoded by the exons ATGGCGGAAAATTCTCAACTGTTGCTGGAAAAAGGAGCAGGAAAGCAGTCGAATTACTATGAAAATTGTCCAGGTTGCGCAATTGAACGCCTCAAATGCTCCAATGTCGGCATCCCTTTAAAGCACCTTTTCTTCATCGGCACTGTCACCCTCAGTGCGG CTTTGCCAATAACATCCCTCTTTCCTTTCCTATATTTTATG ATCGGGGATTTTCATATTGCAAAAACAGAGGAAGATATTGGTTATTATGCTGGATATGTAG GATCTTCATTCATGTTTGGGAGAGCTTTAACATCTCTTTTATGGGGATTAGTAGCAGATCGGTATGGCCGAAAGCCAGTTATACTGATTGGCACTGTTGCAGT GGTCATATTCAATACACTCTTTGGTCTTAGTTCGAATTTTTGGATGGCAGTTTCAATGAGGTTTCTTCTTGGAAGTTTGTCTGGAGTACTAGGACCAATGAGG GCGTATGCTTCAGAAATTTGTCATAAAGAATATCAAGCACTGGGGATGTCAGTT ATAAGCACATCGTGGGGAGTAGGCTTGGTGATTGGACCAGCTATAGGTGGTTATCTCGCTCAG CCAGCTGATAAATATCCTGAAATTTTCTCTAAACAATCAGTATTTGGGAG GTTTCCATATCTTCTGCCCTGTCTCCTAATATCATTGTTTGCAGTAGTTGTATCAGTCGTATGTTGCTGGCTTCCA GAAACCCTGCACATCCATTGCCAAAACAAAGAATATGCTGCGTATAATGGTGTGGAGGCTGCTGCATATGATTCTACATTGCAAGAGAGAGATGGAAATTCTGGAGACAGTCTTCCTACTTCTCAGAGTAGTCTTCTAAAAAATTGGCCTTTAATGTCGTCTATTATAACGTATTGCGTTTTCCAACTTCATGACATGGCCTATACAGAG ATATTCTCTTTATGGGCTATTAGTCCTAGGAATTCTGGAGGATTGAGCTACACAACTTCTGAG GTTCTATCTGTACCTCTGCTATCAACTTACCCATACATAGCCATGTTATCTGGTTTTTGGCTATCAGTGGTTCTTGATAGTGCCTCAGTATTGAAGAACGTGTTCTCT GTGTCAATTACGACAGGGTTATTTCTTCTGCAAAACAGAGCTGTG TCCCAAGAACAAAGAGGAGCTGCTAATGGAATTTCGATGTCTGCAATGTCTCTTTCTAAAGCAATTGGTCCAGCAGCTGGGGGTTCTTT ATTCTCTTGGGCGCAAAAGCGTCAGGGTGCTTCAGTTTTGCCAG GTGATCAGATGATTTTCTTCCTCCTTAATGTGATCGAGGTCATTGGTTTGCTAATGACATTCAAACCATTCCTAGTGCTTCCTGAAGATAATGTTTCCAACAGAAAACATGAGACTTCAGAAGAGAGCAGATAG
- the LOC113775450 gene encoding protein ZINC INDUCED FACILITATOR-LIKE 1-like isoform X1 — MAENSQLLLEKGAGKQSNYYENCPGCAIERLKCSNVGIPLKHLFFIGTVTLSAALPITSLFPFLYFMIGDFHIAKTEEDIGYYAGYVGSSFMFGRALTSLLWGLVADRYGRKPVILIGTVAVVIFNTLFGLSSNFWMAVSMRFLLGSLSGVLGPMRAYASEICHKEYQALGMSVISTSWGVGLVIGPAIGGYLAQPADKYPEIFSKQSVFGRFPYLLPCLLISLFAVVVSVVCCWLPETLHIHCQNKEYAAYNGVEAAAYDSTLQERDGNSGDSLPTSQSSLLKNWPLMSSIITYCVFQLHDMAYTEIFSLWAISPRNSGGLSYTTSEVGETLSITGLGLLLFQLFLYPVVERILGTIMVSRIGAVLSVPLLSTYPYIAMLSGFWLSVVLDSASVLKNVFSVSITTGLFLLQNRAVSQEQRGAANGISMSAMSLSKAIGPAAGGSLFSWAQKRQGASVLPGDQMIFFLLNVIEVIGLLMTFKPFLVLPEDNVSNRKHETSEESR, encoded by the exons ATGGCGGAAAATTCTCAACTGTTGCTGGAAAAAGGAGCAGGAAAGCAGTCGAATTACTATGAAAATTGTCCAGGTTGCGCAATTGAACGCCTCAAATGCTCCAATGTCGGCATCCCTTTAAAGCACCTTTTCTTCATCGGCACTGTCACCCTCAGTGCGG CTTTGCCAATAACATCCCTCTTTCCTTTCCTATATTTTATG ATCGGGGATTTTCATATTGCAAAAACAGAGGAAGATATTGGTTATTATGCTGGATATGTAG GATCTTCATTCATGTTTGGGAGAGCTTTAACATCTCTTTTATGGGGATTAGTAGCAGATCGGTATGGCCGAAAGCCAGTTATACTGATTGGCACTGTTGCAGT GGTCATATTCAATACACTCTTTGGTCTTAGTTCGAATTTTTGGATGGCAGTTTCAATGAGGTTTCTTCTTGGAAGTTTGTCTGGAGTACTAGGACCAATGAGG GCGTATGCTTCAGAAATTTGTCATAAAGAATATCAAGCACTGGGGATGTCAGTT ATAAGCACATCGTGGGGAGTAGGCTTGGTGATTGGACCAGCTATAGGTGGTTATCTCGCTCAG CCAGCTGATAAATATCCTGAAATTTTCTCTAAACAATCAGTATTTGGGAG GTTTCCATATCTTCTGCCCTGTCTCCTAATATCATTGTTTGCAGTAGTTGTATCAGTCGTATGTTGCTGGCTTCCA GAAACCCTGCACATCCATTGCCAAAACAAAGAATATGCTGCGTATAATGGTGTGGAGGCTGCTGCATATGATTCTACATTGCAAGAGAGAGATGGAAATTCTGGAGACAGTCTTCCTACTTCTCAGAGTAGTCTTCTAAAAAATTGGCCTTTAATGTCGTCTATTATAACGTATTGCGTTTTCCAACTTCATGACATGGCCTATACAGAG ATATTCTCTTTATGGGCTATTAGTCCTAGGAATTCTGGAGGATTGAGCTACACAACTTCTGAGGTTGGTGAAACTCTTTCTATCACAG GACTTGGTTTACTACTATTTCAACTATTCTTGTACCCAGTAGTTGAGAGGATTCTTGGGACAATCATGGTTTCACGCATTGGAGCA GTTCTATCTGTACCTCTGCTATCAACTTACCCATACATAGCCATGTTATCTGGTTTTTGGCTATCAGTGGTTCTTGATAGTGCCTCAGTATTGAAGAACGTGTTCTCT GTGTCAATTACGACAGGGTTATTTCTTCTGCAAAACAGAGCTGTG TCCCAAGAACAAAGAGGAGCTGCTAATGGAATTTCGATGTCTGCAATGTCTCTTTCTAAAGCAATTGGTCCAGCAGCTGGGGGTTCTTT ATTCTCTTGGGCGCAAAAGCGTCAGGGTGCTTCAGTTTTGCCAG GTGATCAGATGATTTTCTTCCTCCTTAATGTGATCGAGGTCATTGGTTTGCTAATGACATTCAAACCATTCCTAGTGCTTCCTGAAGATAATGTTTCCAACAGAAAACATGAGACTTCAGAAGAGAGCAGATAG
- the LOC113775450 gene encoding protein ZINC INDUCED FACILITATOR 1-like isoform X4: MIGDFHIAKTEEDIGYYAGYVGSSFMFGRALTSLLWGLVADRYGRKPVILIGTVAVVIFNTLFGLSSNFWMAVSMRFLLGSLSGVLGPMRAYASEICHKEYQALGMSVISTSWGVGLVIGPAIGGYLAQPADKYPEIFSKQSVFGRFPYLLPCLLISLFAVVVSVVCCWLPETLHIHCQNKEYAAYNGVEAAAYDSTLQERDGNSGDSLPTSQSSLLKNWPLMSSIITYCVFQLHDMAYTEIFSLWAISPRNSGGLSYTTSEVGETLSITGLGLLLFQLFLYPVVERILGTIMVSRIGAVLSVPLLSTYPYIAMLSGFWLSVVLDSASVLKNVFSVSITTGLFLLQNRAVSQEQRGAANGISMSAMSLSKAIGPAAGGSLFSWAQKRQGASVLPGDQMIFFLLNVIEVIGLLMTFKPFLVLPEDNVSNRKHETSEESR, from the exons ATG ATCGGGGATTTTCATATTGCAAAAACAGAGGAAGATATTGGTTATTATGCTGGATATGTAG GATCTTCATTCATGTTTGGGAGAGCTTTAACATCTCTTTTATGGGGATTAGTAGCAGATCGGTATGGCCGAAAGCCAGTTATACTGATTGGCACTGTTGCAGT GGTCATATTCAATACACTCTTTGGTCTTAGTTCGAATTTTTGGATGGCAGTTTCAATGAGGTTTCTTCTTGGAAGTTTGTCTGGAGTACTAGGACCAATGAGG GCGTATGCTTCAGAAATTTGTCATAAAGAATATCAAGCACTGGGGATGTCAGTT ATAAGCACATCGTGGGGAGTAGGCTTGGTGATTGGACCAGCTATAGGTGGTTATCTCGCTCAG CCAGCTGATAAATATCCTGAAATTTTCTCTAAACAATCAGTATTTGGGAG GTTTCCATATCTTCTGCCCTGTCTCCTAATATCATTGTTTGCAGTAGTTGTATCAGTCGTATGTTGCTGGCTTCCA GAAACCCTGCACATCCATTGCCAAAACAAAGAATATGCTGCGTATAATGGTGTGGAGGCTGCTGCATATGATTCTACATTGCAAGAGAGAGATGGAAATTCTGGAGACAGTCTTCCTACTTCTCAGAGTAGTCTTCTAAAAAATTGGCCTTTAATGTCGTCTATTATAACGTATTGCGTTTTCCAACTTCATGACATGGCCTATACAGAG ATATTCTCTTTATGGGCTATTAGTCCTAGGAATTCTGGAGGATTGAGCTACACAACTTCTGAGGTTGGTGAAACTCTTTCTATCACAG GACTTGGTTTACTACTATTTCAACTATTCTTGTACCCAGTAGTTGAGAGGATTCTTGGGACAATCATGGTTTCACGCATTGGAGCA GTTCTATCTGTACCTCTGCTATCAACTTACCCATACATAGCCATGTTATCTGGTTTTTGGCTATCAGTGGTTCTTGATAGTGCCTCAGTATTGAAGAACGTGTTCTCT GTGTCAATTACGACAGGGTTATTTCTTCTGCAAAACAGAGCTGTG TCCCAAGAACAAAGAGGAGCTGCTAATGGAATTTCGATGTCTGCAATGTCTCTTTCTAAAGCAATTGGTCCAGCAGCTGGGGGTTCTTT ATTCTCTTGGGCGCAAAAGCGTCAGGGTGCTTCAGTTTTGCCAG GTGATCAGATGATTTTCTTCCTCCTTAATGTGATCGAGGTCATTGGTTTGCTAATGACATTCAAACCATTCCTAGTGCTTCCTGAAGATAATGTTTCCAACAGAAAACATGAGACTTCAGAAGAGAGCAGATAG
- the LOC113775450 gene encoding protein ZINC INDUCED FACILITATOR 1-like isoform X5: MFGRALTSLLWGLVADRYGRKPVILIGTVAVVIFNTLFGLSSNFWMAVSMRFLLGSLSGVLGPMRAYASEICHKEYQALGMSVISTSWGVGLVIGPAIGGYLAQPADKYPEIFSKQSVFGRFPYLLPCLLISLFAVVVSVVCCWLPETLHIHCQNKEYAAYNGVEAAAYDSTLQERDGNSGDSLPTSQSSLLKNWPLMSSIITYCVFQLHDMAYTEIFSLWAISPRNSGGLSYTTSEVGETLSITGLGLLLFQLFLYPVVERILGTIMVSRIGAVLSVPLLSTYPYIAMLSGFWLSVVLDSASVLKNVFSVSITTGLFLLQNRAVSQEQRGAANGISMSAMSLSKAIGPAAGGSLFSWAQKRQGASVLPGDQMIFFLLNVIEVIGLLMTFKPFLVLPEDNVSNRKHETSEESR, translated from the exons ATGTTTGGGAGAGCTTTAACATCTCTTTTATGGGGATTAGTAGCAGATCGGTATGGCCGAAAGCCAGTTATACTGATTGGCACTGTTGCAGT GGTCATATTCAATACACTCTTTGGTCTTAGTTCGAATTTTTGGATGGCAGTTTCAATGAGGTTTCTTCTTGGAAGTTTGTCTGGAGTACTAGGACCAATGAGG GCGTATGCTTCAGAAATTTGTCATAAAGAATATCAAGCACTGGGGATGTCAGTT ATAAGCACATCGTGGGGAGTAGGCTTGGTGATTGGACCAGCTATAGGTGGTTATCTCGCTCAG CCAGCTGATAAATATCCTGAAATTTTCTCTAAACAATCAGTATTTGGGAG GTTTCCATATCTTCTGCCCTGTCTCCTAATATCATTGTTTGCAGTAGTTGTATCAGTCGTATGTTGCTGGCTTCCA GAAACCCTGCACATCCATTGCCAAAACAAAGAATATGCTGCGTATAATGGTGTGGAGGCTGCTGCATATGATTCTACATTGCAAGAGAGAGATGGAAATTCTGGAGACAGTCTTCCTACTTCTCAGAGTAGTCTTCTAAAAAATTGGCCTTTAATGTCGTCTATTATAACGTATTGCGTTTTCCAACTTCATGACATGGCCTATACAGAG ATATTCTCTTTATGGGCTATTAGTCCTAGGAATTCTGGAGGATTGAGCTACACAACTTCTGAGGTTGGTGAAACTCTTTCTATCACAG GACTTGGTTTACTACTATTTCAACTATTCTTGTACCCAGTAGTTGAGAGGATTCTTGGGACAATCATGGTTTCACGCATTGGAGCA GTTCTATCTGTACCTCTGCTATCAACTTACCCATACATAGCCATGTTATCTGGTTTTTGGCTATCAGTGGTTCTTGATAGTGCCTCAGTATTGAAGAACGTGTTCTCT GTGTCAATTACGACAGGGTTATTTCTTCTGCAAAACAGAGCTGTG TCCCAAGAACAAAGAGGAGCTGCTAATGGAATTTCGATGTCTGCAATGTCTCTTTCTAAAGCAATTGGTCCAGCAGCTGGGGGTTCTTT ATTCTCTTGGGCGCAAAAGCGTCAGGGTGCTTCAGTTTTGCCAG GTGATCAGATGATTTTCTTCCTCCTTAATGTGATCGAGGTCATTGGTTTGCTAATGACATTCAAACCATTCCTAGTGCTTCCTGAAGATAATGTTTCCAACAGAAAACATGAGACTTCAGAAGAGAGCAGATAG